ACTTTTCCTGACCATCCCCATTCCGGAGAAAATCAGGTTCAGGGGGGTCATTGTTACCGGCCGGGTGGCGCTGGGAATCATACTGGCCATATCCCTTCTCTGGCACGATTCGTGGCTCCCGCCGCCTACCGAGGGCGCCAGCTTTTTGATGTCCCAGGGAATTCCATCCACCGAATACATCTACAGCTTCCTCATGAGGTTTTATAACCCCAAGGTGTTCATGCTTATCGGGGCGATTTTTTCCTTCTGCTGGCTGGCCAACAAGTTCCTGAAAATGTCCACGCTGGTGCTTATTTGCATCATGTCGCTGATCCCGCTAAAGGTTTTCGGTGAGCCTAACAGCCAGGAGCTTACCCAAACGGTGGACGCGTTTTTCGATTCGGAGACCACCCGGGTGACAAGATATGAAAAGCCCGAGGCTGGCCATCCGGATTTTGACCTGGTAATTCTCCATGTATGCTCCCTGGCATGGGCGGACATGGTGGACGTGGGGATGGACAAAGATCCCTTCTTCCGGCAGTTCAATTACCTTTTCACAAACTTCAACACGGTCACCACCTATTCCGGCCCGTCGGTGATCCGTCTGCTCCGGGGCAATTGCGGCCAGCAACGGCATGGGGATATCTATTCGGAAGCGCCCAGGGAGTGTTACATATTAGAAACTTTCTCCGACGTGGGTTTTAAGAATTACGTTACCCTCAACCACGATGGCAAATACGGCTCATTCGCCGAGGAGATAACGAATAACCACGGCCGCCCCGGCCCGATGAACCTTGCGGGTCTGCCCGTACAGCAGAACATGTTCGACAACTCTCCCATATACGACGACTATTTCACCCTGAGCCGGTGGTGGGAGAACAGGCTGGTATCCGGCGAGAAGGCGGCGGCGGTATATTACAACACCGTCACCTTGCACGACGGCTCCCACTGGGTGGGCCAGAAGGAATGGTGGAAGGGGGATAGGAAAGCCCAATACCAGGAGTTCCTCACAAAACTCTTCAAGGATGTCACCCGTTTCATAAACCTGCTTTCCTCCTCCGGGCGCAACGTGGTGGTGGTGTTCGTGCCGGAGCACGGCATGGCGCTGAAAGGGAGCGTTATACAGGCCCCCGGATTAAGGGACATACCCCTGCCACCCATCACAAACACCCCTGTGGCCATTAAACTTATCGGCAAACAGTTTAACGGCGAAAAGGTCCACCAACAGGTAATAGACGCGCCAACCAGCTACCTGGCCATTACAAATATAATTTCCAGGTTCGTGGAGAAAAGCCCCTTCACTCCGGAGGGTATGCCCGGCAAGACCTTTACCCACACCATCCCGCAAACCGATTATGTGGCGGAAAACCAGAGCGCCATGGTGGTAAAAAGTGAAATGAAACATTTCTTTTTCGGAAAAGAGAAAAAGTGGATTGAACTCTCGGACTATGAGATAAAATAGGCCCGTCTTCCAAACCCCTGTATTTTCTTTTACGGATGAACCTTATGATTGCGCGCCCTGTTCGCTGGCTAGTCACGCTACTTGCGGTAGTCCTCTCCTCCCCCCAGGCTTACGCCTATGAGATTCACGGCCTGCCCGGCTCCAGCTGGGGTCTTTTAAGTTACGACAACGACCAGATCAGCGGTTCTGGTGTCCAGGGCTTTGTAAACCAGGGGGTGGACTGGTTCGTTCTGCCAGGCGATATAACAGTTAACACCTTCGTGGAATACCGCCACCGTTCCCGCACCCACAACCAGAGATATTACGACGCAGGCGGCCCGGCCGTGGGGCTGGATCTGCATATATCCGTAGTGCATGTGGGGGTGGACTATTACTGGGAGAACCTGCCGGTTTTAGGCGAAAAGTCTGAACGGGCGCAGGCGTACGCCACCACTTTTATCGAGTGGGACCTGGCTCAGGAAAATCATCCAACGTGGTTCGCCGCGCTACCGGGCTCTTTCTGGGGCGCGATAAGCTACGATAACGACAAAATCAGCGGCTCCGGCGTTATGGGCTTTATCAACCAGGGGATAGACTGGATAATCCTGCCGGGAGATATCGCCGTGAACACCTATGCGGAATACCGGCACCGCTCCCGCAACGAAAACCAGAAGTATTATGACGCCGGCGGCCCTGCCGTGGGGCTGGAACTGCGCAAATCACCTGTCCGGTTGGGGGTGGACTATTATTGGGAACGGCTCCCGGTTTTGGGAGAAAGCTCCGAGCGGGCCCAGATCTATTTTGGCTGGTATTTTGACTGGAACTTGAAATAACGGATAACAGGCGAAGTCATCCACCCCCCGGAGCCGGAGGGAACACATCTCCCGTCAAGACCCATAAAGGGCCTTTGTACCGGTGAATCCGGCGCTTAGGCTGATTTTTTGTAATCGCTCTTGCTCTGGGAGCAGGAGGAACATGCGTGGTTGGAGTCCCGCCCGCACATCATGCAAGACCAGGAGCCCAGGTAATACCGTAAAATCCCGCCGCAATGCGAACAAGTCTTCTCTTTCTTCTTCATCGAATCCGTCGAGGTTACCATCGTACACCTCCCAAGTTAGGGGTTGCGTTTGCGCCCGTTACTTCTTGAGAACATGGTATTTGCAAAAAGCAAGCCTCATTTTTCAACGGGCTTCCAGATATTTGTATCTCCATGTTTTTATGAGCATTACGGTAACAGGACCAGCTTTTACTTAAACGCTTTATAACTACAAATATTTGACACATCGCCAAA
This DNA window, taken from Nitrospinota bacterium, encodes the following:
- the bcsG gene encoding cellulose biosynthesis protein BcsG, which gives rise to MELWSFYFFAKLFLYYKEYIKFDVTYNLLFALFLTIPIPEKIRFRGVIVTGRVALGIILAISLLWHDSWLPPPTEGASFLMSQGIPSTEYIYSFLMRFYNPKVFMLIGAIFSFCWLANKFLKMSTLVLICIMSLIPLKVFGEPNSQELTQTVDAFFDSETTRVTRYEKPEAGHPDFDLVILHVCSLAWADMVDVGMDKDPFFRQFNYLFTNFNTVTTYSGPSVIRLLRGNCGQQRHGDIYSEAPRECYILETFSDVGFKNYVTLNHDGKYGSFAEEITNNHGRPGPMNLAGLPVQQNMFDNSPIYDDYFTLSRWWENRLVSGEKAAAVYYNTVTLHDGSHWVGQKEWWKGDRKAQYQEFLTKLFKDVTRFINLLSSSGRNVVVVFVPEHGMALKGSVIQAPGLRDIPLPPITNTPVAIKLIGKQFNGEKVHQQVIDAPTSYLAITNIISRFVEKSPFTPEGMPGKTFTHTIPQTDYVAENQSAMVVKSEMKHFFFGKEKKWIELSDYEIK